Genomic DNA from Caloenas nicobarica isolate bCalNic1 chromosome 18, bCalNic1.hap1, whole genome shotgun sequence:
AAGTCTGTGTGTGGTGAGGGAGGAACACCCCCAGCTCACCACGAACCCCTTTGGTGTTTTGGTGCCAGCCTGGCCATGGTTgcatttttggggtgcaggagctCCCCCATCCCCTGCCAGCACTGTCACTAAGGGCAGCCgggatggggatgaagaggaACCTGTaagagggatttgggggtttgcGTGTGCTGGGgaacagctggggctgggggcaaaTCCCAGGATAACCCCCGGGAAGGGggagatgcagctgctgttcccCATGGGAAGCATCTCCCTGGTTCCCCGTTGCTAAATCAGCAAAATCTGGAGGCAGCAGGTGCTGCCCTGGCCCCTTGGCACCACTCGATGTCCCCATGTGCAGCATGGCAGTGAGATGCttggctctgccctgggctccCACAACGACAacagggttttggggtggatTTAACCCCAAGGGGTGAAGCCCCCCCATGTACGCGCCACCTCCGTGTCCGTGCATCCCCCTGTCTACACCCCATACGTGTACCCCTTCCCTCGCCTGCACCTCTTGCTGTACAGCCACCCTGAATTTTGCTCGAGGCGGGGAAGCACCTCCCAAGACCATTTTCCACTCCCCCAGGGATTTAGTTGGATAAAATGGTGCCATTTGTAACCCTCCCCATGCATGTGTTCAGAGCAGCCTGTGGCATGACACTGCTCCCCCTCTGCAGATAAAAAAGGGGGCAGGGGCGTTAGGGCAGGTGCCCACCCTATTTGGCACCGCTGGGGTgaagcccccccaccccatccccttTTTGGGGCTCTAGCACCCCCCAAACTCATAGTATGgcaagtgctttgctgaatcgGGGTGCCTGGTGCCTCCAGCCCCTGAGCCCCAGCATGGGTTTGGGTCCCCCCATCCGGATTTTCCTCTGACAGCAAGATTGGCCTCAAAAAGGGCCAGATTGATCCTGGGGGGCGAGATGGGGAGGGCGCTAAATTTAGCTGGGTACACAGGAAGCAGGGTCTGTACCAGGAACTGTGTGGGGCCCAGCCAGTGCCTCATGTCCCGGGGGGCCCTGCCTGACTTTCTGTGCCCTAACAGGGTGTGAAGGGGAGGGCGGGACAGGGAGCTGGGTGAAGAGGGCCCTGTGGGACCCCAAAACTCTCCCCACCCATTGTCCTGGTCCCCACTATATCACCCTGTCCCTGCCGCTCCCCTCCATGGGGCAGCTGGTATCAGAGCAgcatccccctccccaaacccacTGCACCCCAGCGCTTTGAGCACCCTGGATGCTCCAAATTGTCTGGAgaccctccccaggcagcccccacACCTTGGGGGGAGCCACCCAGACCCTGCAGCGCTGGGTACCCCAATATCCACGAGAGCTGGGCTCTGAGCATCCCCTGTTGCACAATGCAGCCAGGAtctccagtgatggggaggTTGGCAGGTTGAGACTCCAAAAACATCCATGAATGATCTGACACCCCTGCACTCTTTTCCCCCGCAGATGTGCACCCCCAGCAACACGCCGGCCACGCCGCCCAACTTCCCGGATGCTCTGGCCATGTTCTCCAAGCTGCGAACCTCCGagagcctgcagagcagcaacagcCCTATCACCTCCATGGCCTGTTCCCCCCCTGGGAGCTTCAGCCCTTTCTGGGCTTCCTCGCCCCCCAACCACCAGCCCGCCTGGCTGCCCCCCTCCTCACCCACCGCCCACGGcctccaccaccacctgcaCCACCCACAGCCCGCCtggccccccgccccccagcctGCTGCCCCCCCACAGAAAGCCATGGCCACCATGGACGGCCAGAGATAAGACTGGGTTGGTGGAggtgggggggtcggggggtccCAGGCCAGGGCGTTGGGAGCGGGGGCTCCCCCGAGAAACGCACTGGAAGAATTTTCtaggttttattattatttttaaggggGGGGGCACACACTGCTGGGGAGGGCACTGGCCCTTGAGAGCCTCTAGCTGGTCttttctcccccacccccttttttaaaaatatataactataatatataaatatatctaaTGTATATAAATCCagagagaaggagcagcagcacggaggtgggtgctgggtggGGGGGTTTCTTATGGCCCCCCTCCCACCAGCATCGCTGCAGCggggcaggagagggaaggcggggggaaaataacaaaaaaaataaatagaggcAGCTGTCAGCACCCTGGATCATGGCTATGGGGGCACCCTGGAATGGGGGCACAGAGCCACTGGGCCCCCCTGGCTCTGGACTTTCCAGACCCTTGTTGAAGCCCCCAAAGCGCtcccctcctccagctcccgaAATTCAGCCCGGCTTCTTGCACAgcccccccgggtcccccctCACCCCGTCCTCCCTCCCTcgacacccccagggcctgagGGGATTGAACAAGGTGATGTCCCCCCTGTCACTGCAACTGCCACTCATGGCCCTTCCTAGGGGAGgggggagccagggggggttttttagttttcaaatcaatcttgcttaaaaaaacaaaaaaaaaaaagaaaaaaatacaaaaataggTTGAaggttttttattaatttaaaaataataaaaataattttaaaaaaatcacttttttaaccccagctgtccctgccttTTCTCTGTGACGGGAGGATGTTCCTGGTGGGGGGGACCACTGACAACAGGGGTGAGCCCCCCCGTGCCACAGCATCGCCAGTGGGGATGGGGCCCGAGTCCCCCcccgctgcctgcagcagccactgTTGCTGTCCCCATGATGGGACAGAGGGGACGCCCCAGAGCCGTGGGAAgtgggggggctgtgccggCACAGCAAAGACCCCCATGTGCCAGGGGGCGGCCAAACTCCCATCTCTGTACTCTCACCAAATGCCACCTGAGTGTCCCCCACCGCAGATGAGCCACCAGCTCCAGGGTGTGGGGGGACCCTGACTCTCCACAGCCACTCCTAGTTTAGTCCTTAAGTCTTGGaactaaattaaaattcagtagATACTCAGCTCCTACTGCAAACACAAGTAActggtgttaaaaaaaaaaaaaacaacccaaagcaGGACTGCGGCAGCTGCAGAACCCAGCTAGTTGGGCACCCATCAGGATGTCTCTGActccggggtgtccccagccggGCAGTGCcatgctgtggggacagggctCAGCTGGGAGGGACGGCTGTGCTGCCCAGAGCTTTGCCACGCTTGTCAAAAGCCATTGGATTTGGAGGGGGGTGGGTGTTCCGAAAGACGCTGTTGGGTGGGAGGTTTTGACACCACCCGCATGACCCAACTCTGAGCAGCCGAGACCTTCTGTCTCTCTGCAACATCCAGCAcaccccagtgtccctgacGCCCTCCTGGAGCAGGTCCCAGAGCTCCTGGTGGCATGTCCTGtgccccagagcccccacagctcctgccccctgccagccccccgCACCCAGCCTCAGCTCAGGGCTGCGACTGGGAAGATACAGAGATCATTCAGCTCTTCTCAGGCAAAAAACATCTGAGAGAAAGAATGTTATCACAGTGAATCTAAAAGCAGCCTGCTAGCTGTCAGTAAGTCTCTAACTGCACgaagaaaataaactctatTTCAGTCAATCCAACACATTCCACCCTTTATTACATATCATTTACATCATGCTCAAGTTTTACTCTAATTACTACTACTTTTATATAaatgtacacatacacacacacagataccATTCCCTGAGTCCATGGCCATCCCTTCAAAACACTCATTAATGACTTCGGGCTTCATCTATCACAACAGTCTCCCAAGGCAGGACAGAGGGTGGATCTGGTGGCGCTCGTGCCCGTGGTCTGTGGGTTCAAGATGCCAACCCCGAAGAAGTTTCTAGGTGCCGCTCGCTGAAGTCAGCTCTGGTTCCATCACCACTGCGCTCATCTAAAAAATACTTACACAATACTCTTGGTATAGTGTGTAGTATTATGGAGCAATTAGCAGGATACAGTTCAATATTAAGTATTCCCACCCAGAATCAAACCCTGAGGTACGCACTGGACTTCTCCATCCTTCAGCATCATCCCCTAAGTGCCCCCAGGTCCCTGAGCAGCAGCGATCCCACGGGTGGGTTTGCCTTTGCGAAGCAGGAGCACcccagctgccttccctgccctgctccgTACACAGCACGGGGACCTGATCCCCTCCCACAGCTCGTGCAGTTCTCACTGGGCAGGCCGGGCCCCATTGATGGATCCTCTAGTGTTGATCAACCAGGCACAATTGCTCAATGGAAACCCCATTTTTCAGAGTTCCACCACCCCTTGCCCTTACCGTAGTTTTTAGCAGCCCATTTTACTGCTCCGTTTCCCAGAGGCTGGTGCGTGGCAGGGGATGTGATACACCCACACTGTATCACGCTCCAGCTGTGTCTGAGCTTGTTTTAGAAATGAGTCCCATTGTGAGACTCAGTTCTTTCTGGGGTGCTGTGTCACCACAGCCATTGCTGTCCACAGCCCAGGACAGTGTTCTGGGCAGTGGCATCAGGCACAGGGCATCTTTCCACCACTGTCAGCACATCGTGCTTACCTTGGCGGGTTTGTGGGAGTGTGATCCAATCAATCTGCCAGGCCTGTCCAGATTTGTACTTCGACCATCACCCTCCATCCCACAGATGCTTTAACCATTTGGCTTGTTTAATTGCAGCGCAACAGTGTCCATAGTTAAGCCCACCCCTCGATCACAAGCCCGTGTACACGTTGCAGCTCTGATGACCTGAGCCATCATGGGCTCACCAAGCTACCAATAGTTGCCACTTCGCATCCACCTCAGCCACTTTCATTTTAGCAGCCGCATCCCCCTGCTGGTTGTTTTCATGTCCCTCAGTGGCTCAATTTTTTGGCATATGAGCATCTACATGATGAACTTTTCCAAGCAGGCTCTCTGGCCCGGCAGCAAGAGAGGCTGTtgcaaaaagatggacccaatttgaaatcactgtatctctgcaaccaGAAACCACCATTAACCTCTTACCACTTTGAAAGGGCACAACATAATTTAGAATTATGGTTAGACACCTCTCCCAGCACACAAACAGCCAATGGCCTCAGTCATTCGCAAGACAGTGGCCCTGCAACACAAGGCATTTTGCGGTCTGCAATTCAGTAAGACTGAATCCGTAACTGCGGTGCAGTGCGCCTTTCAAGGGCGTTTTGGCGTTGATCTGCCAATGCCAAAGAGCATTCATCGTTGGTAGTGACGATTTGATGAAATAGGCTGTATCtaagggaagagcacagtgTGACCATGCACTTGAGAGGAAAACCTGAGAAGAATTTGAGTTTTCTGCGTAACATGCACCAGTCCCCTTGTCTTGCCAACCGAGAACTTGTGATCCCTCATTCAATTGTCCGGTGTGTGTTAAGGCGACGTTTCATCGTGAGGCTGCATGGGTTGGAACTCGGACAGGCCCTTTGTGCAGGTGACAAAGAAAAGCATGTAGAATTTAGTGATGCGATGTTACAGAATGTGAAGGACAACAGCTTCTGCTGCGTTTGATTTTTAGCGGTGAAGCGACGTTTCATCTAAGCGGCCAAGTTACCCGTCACAATGTGCACATATGATGATCAGAAGATCCACACAAAACTGTAGAGCACAAGCATAATTCTTCAGAAGTGAATGTCTTGTGCTGTTTCCCAAAGAAAGGTCTATGGCCTTTTTTTGATGAAAACACAGTTACAGGGCAAAGGTAtctggaaatgctgcagaacTGGCTCTTTCCACAACTTAATGAAGATCCTGGTTAAGTCCTTTTTCGCTGAGAGGGAGCACTGCCACATTGGTGCCTGCAGGTCTGACGTTTTCTAAATGCCTCACCCTTGGATAGGTTGCACGGGACTCCCAGACTTGGCGCTACACTCTTGGTTCCCAAGATCCCCCGACATCACACCCTGCGATGTTTTCTTGTAGGAGTACGTCAAAGACAGTCTTTTTGTGCCACCATCAGATGGCCTCAAGAACAGAACCACGGCAGCAGGGACCTCAGGAGAAGATGACACTTTGAGAGGGATTTGGAACTTCAACTTGAGAATTCAACGATCACCTCCATGTTGTCCGCAAGGCAGGTGAAGGGAACATGGAGCATTTATGAAAACGTTACTAAAACTTGCTAACTCCTTAAACCATTTGTCAATTTTTGTGTAAATGTAGTGTGTTGCCATTGCGAAATATACTGTTTTGAAACTGGGTcaatctttttgaaacaccctctAAATACACCATCAGCGCAAACCTGACTATGCAGACCAATGCTATGTAACCCAAAACAATGACTTTAGACCGACTTGCAGAGGTTATGAACTCCACATCAACACTAACAAAACCATCCATCCCGAAGGCATCACGGAGCACAATTCCCACAGTAAATAATAAAAGGTTTGCATCAGCAGCTTTCAAGCCAATGTAACAAATGCAATTTGCTTTCACACTGCTAGATggcccccaaaacacaaaaatctgtCATTATCTCGACCCTTTCAAGCTGACACCCTGCCTGGAACAGCAGCAGTGCAAAGGCCAAATCCCAGCCCCTCTGG
This window encodes:
- the UBALD2 gene encoding UBA-like domain-containing protein 2, whose protein sequence is MSVNMEELRHQVMINQFVLAAGCAADQAKQLLQAAHWQFETALSAFFQETNIPSSHHPPQMMCTPSNTPATPPNFPDALAMFSKLRTSESLQSSNSPITSMACSPPGSFSPFWASSPPNHQPAWLPPSSPTAHGLHHHLHHPQPAWPPAPQPAAPPQKAMATMDGQR